Sequence from the Macaca thibetana thibetana isolate TM-01 chromosome 20, ASM2454274v1, whole genome shotgun sequence genome:
caaaataccaacaatatttttccacagaattagaaaaaaacaattcatatggaaccaaaagcccaaatagccaaagcaattataagcaaaaagaataaatctgaagggtttacattacccaacttcaaattatactacaaggctatagtaaccaaaacagcatggtactggtataaaagtagatacatagatcaatggaacagaatacgtAACCcggaaataaagccaaatacttacaacaaactgatatttgacaaagcatacaaaaacataaattggggaaaagaCAACATATTCAATAAGTggagctgggaaaactggataatcctatgtagaagaatgaaactggattcctatcactaaccatatacaaaacttaaggtggattaaagacctaaatctaAGATGTgagaaactgtaaaaattctttgagaaaatctaggaaaaactcttctgggtATTGGCCTacagaaagaatttatgactaagacctcaaaagcaaatgcaacaaaaaataaaaataatgtgataccaccttccccttacaagaatggccataatttaaaaaatcaaaaaaataataaatattggcaTACATGTGTGAAAAGGGAACATTGTTATACTGCTTAttggaatgtaaagtagtacaatcactatggaaagcagtatggagattccttgaagagctaaaagtagatccaccatttgatccagcagtcccactactgtgcatctacctagaggaaaataagtcattatatgaaaaaagacacttgcatatgcatgtttacagcagaacaatttgcaattgcaaaaatatggaaacagcccaaatgcccatcaatcaacaaatggataaagacaatgtgatacatatataccgtggaatactactcagtcataaaacagaacaaaataatggcatttgcagcagcttggatggaattggagtccattattctaagtgaagtaactcagaaatggaaaaccaaacatcatatgttctcacttgtaagtgggagttaagctatgaggatgcaaaggcataagaatggaCTTGGGGGACTCTGGcggaagagtgggaggaggtgaGGCATAAGAGACTACACATttagtacagtgtacactgcaaTGTACACTGTTCAGGTGATGGGGGCACCaacatctcagaaatcactactaaataattcatccatgtaaccaaacaccagctgttccccaaaaactattgaaataataataatttttaaaaatggtcaaaaccAGTCCAGAGaacttcactttcatttttgatataaaataaaataaataaaacaaaacaaataaatgggatataattaaactaaaacgCTTATGCTGCTCTCTCCTCCCGCCGCCCAAGATGCCGAAAGGAAAGAAGGCCAAGGGAAAGAAGGTGGCTCCGGCCCCTGCTGTCGTGAAAAAGCAGGAGGCCAAGAAAGTGGTGAATCCCCTGTTTGAGAAAAGACCTAAGAATTGTGGCATTGGACAGGACATCCAGCCCAAAAGAGACCTCACCCGCTTTGTGAAATGGCCTCGCTATATCAGGTTGCAGCGGCAGAGAGCCATCCTCTATAAGCGGCTGAAAGTGCCTCCTGCTATTAACCAGTTCACCCAGGCCCTGAACCGCCAAACAGCTACTCAGCTGCTTAAGCTGGCCCACAAGTACAGACCAGAGACAAAACaagagaagaagcagaggctGTTGGCCCGGGCCGAGAAGAAAGCTGCTGGCAAAGGGGATGTCCCCACTAAAAGACCACCTGTCCTTCGAGCAGGAGTTAACACCATCACCACCTTGGTGGAGAACAAGAAGGCTCAGCTGGTGGTGACTGCACGTGACGTAGATCCCATCGAGCTGGTTGTCTTCTTGCCTGCCCTGTGTCGTAAAATGGGGGTCCCTTACTGCATTATCAAGGGGAAGGCCAGACTGGGCCGTCTAGTCCACAGGAAGACCTGCACCACTGTCGCCTTCACACAGGTGAACTCGGAAGACAAAGGCGCTTTGGCTAAGCTGGTGGAAGCTATCAGGACCAATTACAACGACAGATACGATGAGATCCGCCGTCACTGGGGCGGCAATGTCCTGGGTCCCAAGTCTGTGGCTCGTATCGCCAAGCTCTAAAAGGCAAAGGCTAAAGAACTTGCCACTAAGCTGGGTTAAATGTACACTGTTGagttttctgtacataaaaataattaaaattcaaattttccttcaaaaaaaaataaaaaaat
This genomic interval carries:
- the LOC126944725 gene encoding 60S ribosomal protein L7a-like, with protein sequence MPKGKKAKGKKVAPAPAVVKKQEAKKVVNPLFEKRPKNCGIGQDIQPKRDLTRFVKWPRYIRLQRQRAILYKRLKVPPAINQFTQALNRQTATQLLKLAHKYRPETKQEKKQRLLARAEKKAAGKGDVPTKRPPVLRAGVNTITTLVENKKAQLVVTARDVDPIELVVFLPALCRKMGVPYCIIKGKARLGRLVHRKTCTTVAFTQVNSEDKGALAKLVEAIRTNYNDRYDEIRRHWGGNVLGPKSVARIAKL